One segment of Vagococcus martis DNA contains the following:
- a CDS encoding RibD family protein: MNRPYIFCHMATSLDGKIMGKYMGEPKSKLASDWFYNIAFGEQAHYKNQGWLSGRTTTDDNFTHYKKPDLNADAPIVPEGDFILPKKTDKYYISIDTSGKLGWQSNTLKYKDTTATVLEVLTNKVSNAYKDFLRRKEISYIIAGEDSLDIALLLDKLKNVFHLDSIMLGGGAVLNWSFIQEGFCDELSLVLSPVADGSPDTPALFEARKNISEDTPVSFTLKNIETKDNSSVWLTYSVDNRKDA; the protein is encoded by the coding sequence TCTTTAGATGGAAAAATCATGGGTAAATATATGGGGGAACCCAAAAGTAAATTAGCGAGTGACTGGTTCTACAATATTGCGTTTGGCGAACAGGCACATTATAAAAACCAAGGGTGGTTATCAGGTAGAACAACGACAGATGATAATTTCACTCATTATAAAAAACCGGATTTAAATGCTGATGCACCTATTGTTCCAGAAGGTGATTTTATTCTTCCTAAGAAAACTGATAAATACTATATTTCCATTGATACGTCAGGAAAGCTTGGCTGGCAAAGTAATACTTTGAAGTATAAAGACACAACTGCTACTGTACTTGAAGTCTTAACGAATAAGGTAAGCAATGCTTATAAAGATTTTCTTAGACGTAAAGAAATTTCTTATATTATCGCTGGAGAGGATTCTTTAGATATTGCTTTACTTCTAGACAAACTTAAAAATGTTTTTCATCTAGACTCTATTATGTTAGGTGGAGGCGCTGTATTAAACTGGTCGTTTATTCAAGAAGGATTTTGTGACGAATTAAGTCTTGTATTATCACCTGTTGCAGACGGTTCTCCTGATACACCGGCTTTATTTGAAGCTAGAAAAAATATTTCAGAAGATACACCAGTATCATTTACATTAAAAAACATTGAAACAAAAGATAACTCGTCTGTATGGCTAACTTACTCTGTAGATAATCGAAAAGACGCTTAA
- a CDS encoding MFS transporter, with product MTKEKFGMILPITLLAYFLILMDNSIIFTSSVQIADSLSLSHKELSWVSSAYTITFGGFLLLSGRLSDLLGRKRVFILGLSIFGLSSLVIGLSQSGLMMIIMRAIQGVGSSIIAPTTLALIMDTYENETRQKAISYYGATAGIGSSVGLIIGGGLTSFISWRAGFLINVPFTLILLLLTIKFVKKSQLKKEKIDYLGSILSIIGLAGLIYGLSEKSVWIILLGMASLAGFIRYENRISYPLLPLNLFKNRVRLGAYVARLLFMMTMLPFWFFIPQMLQSQYGFTALESGLAFLPLTIVNFIAALQLPYLTRKFGNNNILFVGELILAIGLIILVLSDITNGYWLAIFIPMIVLGLGQGLILAPVTSAGVYQAPKEMAGIASGITNTMHQIGGPIGLSIIVATTTNFYTEVWLMIIFTLISVVVTFFSIIVTS from the coding sequence ATGACAAAAGAAAAATTCGGTATGATATTGCCCATAACACTGTTGGCTTATTTTTTAATTTTAATGGATAATTCAATTATTTTTACGAGCTCTGTGCAAATTGCAGATAGTTTATCACTTTCGCATAAAGAATTATCTTGGGTATCAAGTGCGTATACTATAACGTTTGGTGGATTTCTTTTGCTTAGTGGACGACTATCCGATTTACTTGGCAGAAAGCGAGTCTTTATTTTAGGTTTAAGTATTTTTGGATTAAGTTCATTGGTAATTGGATTATCACAAAGTGGGTTAATGATGATTATAATGAGGGCAATTCAAGGAGTGGGAAGTTCAATTATTGCGCCAACAACATTAGCTTTAATCATGGATACTTATGAGAATGAAACACGTCAGAAAGCTATCTCATATTATGGTGCAACTGCGGGTATTGGATCAAGTGTTGGCTTAATTATAGGTGGTGGCCTGACTAGTTTTATTTCGTGGCGAGCGGGCTTTCTGATTAATGTGCCATTTACATTAATCTTGCTTCTATTAACCATAAAATTTGTAAAAAAATCTCAATTAAAAAAAGAAAAAATAGATTATTTAGGAAGTATTTTATCTATAATTGGCTTAGCTGGATTAATCTATGGATTGAGTGAAAAAAGTGTTTGGATCATACTATTAGGAATGGCTAGTTTAGCCGGATTTATCCGTTATGAAAATAGAATAAGTTATCCATTACTACCGTTAAACTTATTTAAAAATAGAGTGAGACTAGGGGCTTATGTTGCTCGATTATTATTTATGATGACGATGCTTCCATTTTGGTTTTTTATCCCTCAAATGCTACAAAGTCAGTATGGATTTACAGCATTGGAATCAGGGTTGGCATTTTTACCTTTAACGATTGTTAACTTTATAGCGGCGTTGCAATTACCTTACTTAACTAGAAAATTTGGAAACAATAATATTTTGTTTGTTGGAGAATTAATATTAGCAATTGGTTTGATTATACTGGTTCTATCGGACATCACTAATGGATATTGGCTAGCCATATTCATTCCAATGATAGTTCTGGGATTAGGTCAAGGATTGATTTTAGCTCCTGTTACATCAGCAGGTGTGTATCAAGCACCTAAAGAGATGGCAGGTATTGCTAGCGGAATAACAAATACGATGCACCAAATTGGAGGGCCTATTGGGTTATCTATAATTGTTGCAACAACGACAAATTTTTATACTGAAGTATGGTTGATGATTATATTTACACTAATTAGTGTAGTAGTAACGTTCTTTAGTATTATAGTTACAAGTTAA
- a CDS encoding aldo/keto reductase has protein sequence MNIIKLNNGVEMPQLGFGVYQIPLEETAESVYQAIKVGYRLIDTAAIYGNEKETGQGIKRAIEEGIVTRNELFITSKLFILQTPEEKAMKTIEHSLSIMGLDYLDLYLIHQPYGDVYGAWRALVTAQKEGKLRAIGISNFKSSKMIEFVGLNEVKPQINQIEVNPWNQRIEDQKWHEKYDVQIEAWAPFAEGRHELFTNRELEEIGKKYNKTVGQVVLRWLMQRNIIALAKSVHPERMAENFNIFDFELSKEDMGKIAQLDKKESAFFDHDAPQQVEWFMKRMLDTEKSNQLK, from the coding sequence ATGAATATAATTAAATTAAATAATGGAGTCGAAATGCCACAACTTGGGTTTGGTGTTTATCAAATACCATTAGAAGAAACAGCTGAGTCTGTGTATCAAGCCATAAAAGTTGGATATAGGTTAATTGATACTGCTGCCATTTATGGAAATGAAAAAGAAACAGGACAAGGGATTAAACGAGCGATTGAAGAAGGTATCGTCACTCGTAATGAATTGTTCATCACATCTAAATTGTTTATTTTACAAACACCGGAAGAAAAAGCAATGAAAACAATAGAGCATTCACTTTCCATCATGGGTTTAGATTATTTAGATTTATATCTTATTCATCAACCATATGGAGATGTTTATGGAGCATGGAGAGCCTTAGTGACTGCCCAAAAAGAAGGAAAATTGAGAGCAATTGGCATATCAAATTTTAAATCATCTAAAATGATTGAGTTTGTTGGATTAAATGAAGTAAAACCTCAAATTAATCAAATAGAGGTCAATCCTTGGAATCAACGGATAGAAGATCAGAAATGGCATGAAAAATATGATGTTCAAATAGAAGCATGGGCACCATTTGCGGAAGGACGACATGAGTTGTTCACAAACAGGGAGTTAGAGGAAATTGGAAAAAAATATAATAAGACAGTGGGACAAGTGGTATTGCGCTGGTTAATGCAAAGAAACATCATTGCTTTAGCAAAATCTGTTCATCCTGAACGTATGGCAGAAAATTTTAATATTTTTGATTTTGAATTGTCAAAAGAGGATATGGGAAAGATTGCTCAACTAGATAAAAAAGAATCTGCTTTCTTTGATCACGATGCTCCTCAACAAGTTGAGTGGTTTATGAAACGAATGTTAGATACAGAAAAAAGTAACCAATTAAAATAA
- a CDS encoding MerR family transcriptional regulator, with protein sequence MNIKKAAEMFDLSTDTLRYYERVGVIPPVNRNESGYRDYQIRDLNWIYLAKNLRRAGLSIESMIEFAQLSQLRGLQDVDEAQKQLLLDQLDELDKKLAEMNEVRELLVYKIDTYDDHLAKFKAGKMTDENIEKLWERKK encoded by the coding sequence ATGAATATCAAAAAAGCAGCAGAAATGTTTGATTTGAGTACGGATACATTGCGTTATTACGAACGAGTGGGGGTTATTCCTCCAGTTAATCGGAATGAGAGTGGTTATAGAGATTACCAAATAAGAGACTTAAATTGGATTTACTTAGCTAAAAATCTGCGTCGTGCAGGACTATCGATTGAGTCGATGATTGAATTTGCTCAATTATCTCAATTAAGGGGATTACAAGATGTTGATGAGGCTCAAAAACAATTATTACTGGATCAATTGGATGAACTAGATAAGAAGTTGGCAGAAATGAATGAAGTAAGAGAACTATTAGTCTATAAAATCGATACGTATGATGATCATCTAGCTAAATTTAAAGCTGGCAAGATGACAGATGAGAATATTGAAAAATTATGGGAAAGAAAAAAATAA
- the rlmH gene encoding 23S rRNA (pseudouridine(1915)-N(3))-methyltransferase RlmH, whose amino-acid sequence MKIKIITVGKLKEKYLKQGIDEYSKRLSRYCKLEMIEVPDEKAPETLSPVEMEQVKVKEGQRILSKVSDQDYVFALAIEGKQLSSEEFANELDKLTTRGKSQFVFIIGGSLGLSTEVMQRSDEKLSFGRLTYPHQLMKLVLTEQIYRTFRINNGEPYHK is encoded by the coding sequence ATGAAAATAAAAATTATTACAGTAGGCAAATTAAAAGAGAAATATTTAAAACAAGGGATAGATGAATATAGTAAACGTTTGAGTAGATATTGCAAGTTAGAGATGATTGAAGTGCCAGACGAGAAAGCACCAGAAACGTTGAGTCCAGTGGAGATGGAGCAAGTAAAAGTGAAGGAGGGCCAACGTATTTTAAGTAAGGTGAGTGATCAAGATTATGTCTTCGCTTTGGCGATTGAAGGAAAACAATTATCATCAGAAGAATTTGCTAATGAACTAGACAAACTAACAACGCGTGGGAAAAGTCAATTTGTGTTTATTATAGGTGGTTCATTAGGTTTATCCACAGAAGTGATGCAACGAAGTGATGAAAAACTCTCTTTTGGTCGCTTGACTTATCCACATCAACTGATGAAATTAGTGTTGACTGAACAAATCTATCGAACTTTTCGAATTAATAATGGAGAACCGTATCACAAATGA
- a CDS encoding S1C family serine protease: protein MRKDVTPNEEQKRESVHKNNNQSTQKQSVFKRFGISLAAGALGGLLVVGGYTYINGQNDTSSTPATNNTTTVEKGKTTVSNVNVNVESEVTKAVEKVENAVVSVTTLQKSDAQLSEIEKIFGRSSNTENTEGELQESGEGSGVIYRKDNGKAYIVTNNHVVTGADAVSIMLNSGKKVDAKIVGTDAYSDLAVLEISDKDVTTVAEFGNSNNVKVGETVLAIGSPLGSTFANSVSQGIISAKDRMITNQTSDGAIINSKAIQTDAAINPGNSGGALINTAGQVIGINSSKIAQAASGVSAEGMGFAIPSNEVVNIINQLEQGKSVARPMLGIKMVNLNLLSAEDKKNVLKLDDKITNGVVVASVEKDTPAEKAGLKQYDVITQVDGKDIASTAELQSILYAKKIGDKMELTYYRSGKETKTTVNLTEDSSKLQEQQKKEQEQQQTEQSTNTNPFN, encoded by the coding sequence ATGAGAAAAGACGTCACACCAAACGAAGAACAAAAAAGAGAATCTGTACATAAAAATAATAATCAATCTACTCAAAAACAATCAGTTTTTAAACGATTTGGTATTTCTTTAGCTGCTGGTGCACTAGGAGGATTACTGGTTGTTGGTGGTTACACTTATATTAACGGTCAAAACGATACTAGTTCTACTCCTGCAACTAATAATACAACAACTGTTGAAAAAGGAAAAACAACCGTTAGTAACGTGAATGTCAATGTTGAATCTGAAGTAACAAAAGCAGTTGAAAAAGTTGAAAATGCTGTTGTATCTGTCACAACACTACAAAAAAGTGATGCTCAACTATCTGAAATAGAAAAAATATTTGGTCGCTCATCAAATACTGAGAACACTGAAGGTGAATTACAAGAGTCTGGAGAAGGAAGTGGCGTTATATATCGTAAAGACAATGGTAAAGCTTATATCGTAACCAACAATCACGTTGTTACCGGTGCTGATGCAGTTAGTATCATGTTAAACAGTGGCAAAAAAGTCGATGCTAAAATTGTTGGTACTGACGCATACAGTGACTTAGCTGTGTTGGAAATTTCTGATAAAGATGTGACCACTGTTGCCGAATTTGGTAACTCAAACAACGTCAAAGTCGGAGAAACTGTTTTAGCAATTGGGTCTCCCCTTGGTTCAACTTTTGCAAACTCTGTCTCTCAAGGGATTATTTCAGCTAAAGACCGTATGATTACTAATCAAACATCTGATGGTGCAATTATTAACAGTAAAGCTATTCAAACAGATGCGGCGATTAACCCAGGTAACTCTGGTGGTGCTTTGATCAATACTGCTGGACAAGTTATTGGAATCAATTCAAGTAAAATTGCGCAAGCAGCTTCTGGTGTGAGTGCTGAAGGGATGGGATTTGCTATTCCAAGTAATGAAGTAGTTAATATTATTAATCAACTTGAACAAGGTAAATCTGTCGCTCGTCCGATGTTAGGAATCAAGATGGTTAACTTAAACTTATTAAGTGCTGAAGACAAGAAAAATGTTTTAAAACTAGATGATAAAATCACTAATGGTGTTGTGGTGGCTTCAGTTGAAAAAGATACTCCTGCTGAAAAAGCTGGATTAAAACAATATGACGTTATCACACAAGTTGATGGTAAAGACATTGCAAGTACTGCTGAGTTACAATCCATTTTATACGCTAAAAAAATTGGTGATAAAATGGAACTAACTTATTACCGCAGTGGAAAAGAAACAAAAACAACTGTCAACTTAACAGAAGACTCTAGCAAATTACAAGAACAACAGAAAAAAGAACAAGAGCAACAACAAACTGAACAAAGTACAAACACTAATCCATTTAACTAA
- a CDS encoding MBL fold metallo-hydrolase, translating to MHVVVSETSFNISVLASGSTGNSLYIETAQRKVLVDAGLSGKKITSLLASINRSPEDLDAILVTHEHRDHIHGVGVLARKYNLDIYANELTWQAMEKNIGNVPFEQRNIFDMGKVMTLGDMDIESFGVSHDAIAPQFYRFYKDNKSFVILTDTGYCSEQVKGIIKNADAYLLESNHDPNMLRMGRYPWNTKQRILGDKGHLSNEDGALTATEIIGDRTKHIYLGHLSKENNMKELANMTVTGILQQHDIDAGGQVKIMDTDPEKASELFAI from the coding sequence ATGCATGTCGTCGTGTCAGAAACAAGTTTTAATATCAGTGTACTTGCTAGTGGGAGTACCGGAAATTCATTATATATTGAGACTGCTCAACGAAAGGTTTTAGTTGATGCAGGTCTTAGTGGAAAAAAAATCACCAGTTTATTAGCTTCCATAAACCGTTCACCAGAAGATTTAGATGCGATACTAGTGACACATGAACATAGAGATCACATTCATGGGGTGGGAGTGTTAGCTAGAAAATACAATCTAGATATTTATGCGAATGAATTGACTTGGCAAGCAATGGAAAAAAATATTGGGAATGTACCATTTGAACAACGAAATATTTTTGATATGGGAAAAGTCATGACTTTAGGGGATATGGATATCGAGAGTTTTGGAGTGTCACATGATGCAATCGCTCCACAGTTTTACCGTTTTTATAAAGATAATAAATCATTTGTGATTTTAACGGATACTGGCTATTGTAGTGAACAAGTTAAAGGCATAATAAAAAACGCAGACGCATATTTATTAGAAAGTAATCATGATCCAAATATGTTGCGTATGGGTCGATACCCGTGGAACACTAAGCAACGTATACTAGGGGACAAAGGGCATTTGTCTAATGAAGACGGTGCGTTGACTGCTACGGAAATCATTGGCGATAGAACAAAACATATCTATCTTGGGCATTTAAGTAAAGAGAATAATATGAAAGAACTAGCTAATATGACAGTCACAGGAATTTTACAGCAGCATGATATTGATGCGGGTGGCCAAGTAAAAATAATGGATACCGATCCAGAGAAAGCCAGTGAGTTATTTGCGATATAA
- a CDS encoding two-component system regulatory protein YycI: MDFRRVEGIFFIVFLFLNMFLYYIYQEGRDTQDYISTGSISENLEERLKADHIEVPDNLSKVKKEGYYLSAEEDELVDDAREQLKDQSWQVNNHQLTSQVLVQPDTIVKKSKDMESVNQFIRGSSNVLYGKDYVLNKEETIPFKNYIYNQTYEGIPFYDETSQLSVVISQEKSDSNQITSYKQTHISRIEPLREVQSVISERDAIISLYTNNRIQSGDKVKWLHLGYTRIFTVRGKNVYIPAWFVSVESSKNVTQTERINAFTNAIISSSVSEVINK; encoded by the coding sequence ATGGATTTTAGACGAGTTGAAGGCATCTTTTTCATTGTATTTTTATTTTTAAATATGTTTTTATATTATATTTACCAAGAAGGTAGAGACACACAAGACTATATTTCAACAGGAAGTATTTCCGAAAATTTAGAAGAACGTTTAAAAGCTGATCACATAGAAGTTCCTGACAATTTGTCAAAAGTAAAGAAAGAGGGGTACTATTTATCAGCTGAAGAAGATGAGTTAGTTGATGATGCACGTGAACAATTAAAAGACCAATCTTGGCAAGTCAATAATCATCAATTAACGAGTCAGGTCTTAGTGCAACCTGATACGATTGTGAAAAAATCAAAAGATATGGAGTCTGTTAATCAATTTATTAGAGGGTCATCTAATGTATTATATGGAAAAGATTATGTATTAAATAAAGAAGAAACCATTCCTTTTAAAAATTATATCTATAATCAAACATATGAGGGAATTCCATTTTATGATGAAACTTCCCAGTTATCTGTGGTTATATCACAAGAAAAGTCAGATAGTAATCAAATAACAAGCTATAAACAAACTCATATCAGCCGAATTGAACCATTACGAGAAGTACAGAGTGTGATTTCTGAAAGAGATGCGATTATTAGTTTGTATACAAATAACCGTATTCAGTCAGGTGATAAAGTGAAGTGGCTACATCTAGGTTACACACGTATTTTTACCGTTAGAGGAAAAAATGTGTACATTCCAGCGTGGTTTGTCTCAGTTGAGAGTAGTAAAAACGTGACACAAACAGAACGAATTAATGCATTTACGAATGCGATAATTTCTTCATCTGTGTCTGAAGTGATTAATAAGTAG
- a CDS encoding YycH family regulatory protein: MSKLGENLLKSGVILMVLLSLFLSWKIWTKPANRQFQDRTDKVKAVIQKKEMTEVYMPTKLFYHHGSGDHFLYTNKESTMKSLHEKIVSLGFGSSKVLSTAEVTSLTTKRDLFNLVYPSPIPISLFINMNNVSATLPHDSKSFLFNWLVMSLDDNKLYFVDYKNKTGIEFDIKGNIASIASILDAENNNYVNAILPTDELNYAGIYYLADSAKLKTYSYIIATQSFTTFSRGFFNQPNDLFSNEGENLSLSNSEGESLTIDSKTGEVNYFGKLKQDHSESINELYYETFQYVEDMGSSLGNLRYFSDTGNEVIYRNYVEGFPVFGDNMKGSMAATVQNKNVFIKANQDTLQIPLPSDDSVTLVPTQEVVDSLISKGVDMSKVSDIQIGYKWEQNKETQQAIDLVPSWYVNYDNMWMTQEKLESILVKGGHS; the protein is encoded by the coding sequence ATGAGTAAATTAGGAGAGAATCTGTTAAAAAGTGGTGTCATTTTAATGGTGCTACTCAGTTTGTTTTTGTCTTGGAAGATATGGACTAAACCTGCTAATCGTCAGTTTCAAGATAGAACAGATAAAGTAAAAGCCGTTATTCAGAAAAAAGAGATGACAGAAGTCTATATGCCAACTAAGTTATTCTATCATCATGGAAGTGGTGATCACTTTCTATATACTAATAAAGAATCAACTATGAAGAGTTTACATGAGAAAATTGTCTCATTAGGATTTGGCTCATCAAAAGTGTTGTCAACAGCAGAGGTAACTAGTTTGACAACAAAACGCGATTTATTTAATTTGGTATATCCTAGTCCAATACCAATATCGTTGTTTATTAATATGAATAACGTTTCAGCAACTTTACCACATGATAGTAAGAGTTTTCTGTTTAATTGGTTGGTGATGTCGTTAGATGATAACAAATTGTACTTTGTTGATTATAAAAATAAAACGGGTATTGAATTTGATATTAAAGGGAATATAGCAAGTATAGCCTCTATACTAGATGCGGAGAATAATAATTATGTTAATGCTATTTTACCAACAGATGAACTAAATTATGCTGGTATTTATTATTTAGCAGATAGCGCGAAGCTTAAAACGTATAGTTATATTATCGCAACTCAGTCATTTACAACGTTTTCCCGTGGATTCTTTAATCAACCTAATGATCTATTTTCAAACGAAGGAGAAAATTTAAGTTTATCCAATAGTGAGGGCGAGTCTTTGACGATTGATAGTAAGACTGGTGAGGTGAATTATTTCGGTAAACTAAAACAAGATCATTCAGAAAGTATTAACGAATTGTATTATGAAACTTTTCAATATGTAGAAGATATGGGTTCCTCTTTAGGGAATTTGCGCTATTTTTCTGATACAGGGAATGAAGTAATCTATCGAAATTATGTTGAGGGATTTCCAGTATTTGGTGATAATATGAAAGGTAGCATGGCTGCGACGGTACAAAACAAAAACGTGTTTATTAAAGCAAATCAAGATACTTTACAGATACCGTTACCTTCAGATGATTCTGTGACACTTGTACCGACACAAGAAGTGGTAGATAGCTTAATTAGTAAGGGTGTGGATATGTCAAAAGTGTCCGATATTCAGATTGGATATAAATGGGAACAAAATAAGGAAACGCAGCAAGCCATTGATTTGGTTCCTTCTTGGTATGTGAATTATGACAATATGTGGATGACACAAGAAAAGTTGGAGAGCATATTGGTTAAAGGAGGCCATTCTTAA
- the walK gene encoding cell wall metabolism sensor histidine kinase WalK has product MKKKRTPFFSSVHFKIALVFVLLLMISIEIIGAIFIRVLETSTIQTFEENVTNQVETLATNLSSEISKKDDSQQESNLKRILDEFSKNDILEVRLVDDKGIVIATSDPNLQGDVGKKNDYELFNSFNQKKEERTDPQTGQRVFINIEQIYSPTGDTVIGSLYVKSNIESKYQQVSDITMIFFYASMIALVFTLIIALLVSRTITKPIGEMKQQADRIANGDYSGQVEVYGKDELGQLGETFNELSYRVKETQETMDAERRRLDSVLTHMSDGVIGTDRRGNIILINDTALNLLRIGTEDVINQSILDLLKLGDDYSFRDLLEVQEDVLLDFSEDFQETTLIRAEFSMIRRESGFISGLVCVLHDVTKKEKDEEERRQFVSNVSHELRTPLTSMKSYIEALLDGAWQEPEVAPQFLKVTQEETNRMIRMINDLLQLSRMDANKVELQKELVNLNEMFNYVLDRFDMVIKDSEKNYVIKREFTQRAIWVDIDTDRMIQVLDNILNNAMKYSPDGGTITCRLLETHKNVVLSISDEGLGIPKQNLGRVFDRFFRVDKARSRAMGGSGLGLAISKESILAHGGNIWAESEENKGSTFFISLPYEPYEEDLWE; this is encoded by the coding sequence ATGAAAAAAAAGAGAACGCCCTTTTTTTCATCTGTTCACTTTAAAATTGCTTTAGTTTTTGTGCTTTTGTTGATGATTTCAATTGAGATTATCGGAGCAATTTTTATTCGTGTGCTAGAAACATCAACTATTCAAACATTTGAAGAAAATGTCACCAATCAAGTGGAGACTCTAGCGACGAATCTAAGTTCTGAAATCAGCAAAAAAGATGATTCACAACAAGAATCAAATTTAAAGAGAATATTGGATGAGTTTTCCAAAAATGATATCTTGGAAGTTCGTTTAGTAGATGACAAAGGGATTGTAATTGCAACAAGTGACCCGAATCTTCAGGGAGATGTCGGAAAGAAAAATGATTACGAATTGTTTAATTCATTTAATCAGAAAAAAGAAGAGCGGACAGATCCTCAAACAGGGCAACGAGTGTTTATTAATATTGAACAAATTTACTCGCCGACTGGAGATACTGTTATTGGTTCGCTTTATGTCAAAAGTAACATTGAAAGTAAGTATCAACAAGTCAGTGACATCACGATGATTTTCTTCTATGCTTCCATGATTGCATTAGTTTTTACTTTGATTATTGCACTACTTGTGTCCCGAACTATTACAAAGCCAATTGGTGAGATGAAACAGCAAGCAGATCGCATTGCTAATGGTGACTATTCCGGTCAGGTAGAAGTCTATGGGAAAGATGAGTTAGGACAATTAGGTGAAACTTTTAATGAATTGTCTTATCGTGTTAAAGAAACGCAAGAAACGATGGATGCGGAACGTCGAAGGTTGGATAGCGTACTGACTCATATGTCAGATGGTGTTATTGGAACTGATAGACGAGGGAATATCATTTTGATCAATGATACCGCACTGAACTTACTTCGAATTGGGACGGAAGATGTGATTAACCAATCCATTTTAGACCTTTTAAAATTAGGTGATGATTATAGTTTTAGAGATTTACTAGAAGTCCAAGAAGATGTATTACTAGACTTTAGTGAAGATTTTCAAGAAACAACCTTGATACGTGCTGAATTTTCGATGATTCGTCGAGAGTCTGGTTTCATTAGTGGGTTGGTGTGCGTACTACATGACGTAACTAAAAAAGAAAAAGATGAAGAAGAACGCCGTCAATTTGTATCAAATGTATCACACGAATTAAGAACACCATTGACAAGTATGAAGAGTTACATTGAAGCGTTATTAGATGGTGCGTGGCAAGAGCCAGAAGTTGCTCCACAATTTTTAAAAGTCACACAAGAAGAGACAAACCGTATGATTCGCATGATTAATGACTTACTTCAATTATCCAGAATGGACGCTAATAAAGTGGAGTTGCAAAAAGAATTAGTTAACTTAAATGAAATGTTTAATTACGTGTTGGATCGTTTTGATATGGTTATTAAAGATAGTGAAAAGAATTATGTGATTAAACGAGAATTTACTCAGCGTGCCATTTGGGTAGATATTGACACAGATAGAATGATTCAAGTACTAGATAATATTTTAAATAATGCCATGAAATATTCGCCAGATGGGGGAACGATTACGTGTCGTTTACTTGAAACACACAAAAATGTCGTATTAAGCATTTCTGATGAAGGGTTAGGTATTCCAAAGCAAAATCTTGGTAGAGTGTTTGACCGCTTTTTCCGTGTTGATAAAGCACGCTCCCGTGCAATGGGTGGTTCTGGTTTAGGACTGGCTATATCAAAAGAATCAATACTAGCACATGGTGGAAATATTTGGGCAGAAAGCGAAGAGAATAAAGGTTCGACATTCTTTATTTCACTACCTTATGAACCTTACGAGGAGGATCTATGGGAATGA
- the yycF gene encoding response regulator YycF, whose protein sequence is MKKILVVDDEKPISDIVKFNLTKEGYEVFTAFDGEEAVEMVDEVTPDLIILDLMLPKKDGLEVCRDVRKKYDTPIIMVTAKDSEIDKVLGLELGADDYVTKPFSNRELVARVKANLRRHDNTTAKLEDTPNNELTIGALTIHPDAYVVSKRGETIELTHREFELLHYLAKHIGQVMTREHLLQTVWGYDYFGDVRTVDVTVRRLREKIEDNASHPNWLITRRGVGYYLRNPEQD, encoded by the coding sequence GTGAAAAAAATATTAGTTGTAGATGATGAAAAGCCGATTTCAGATATAGTAAAATTTAATTTAACAAAAGAAGGATATGAAGTATTTACCGCATTTGATGGTGAAGAAGCCGTAGAGATGGTGGATGAAGTGACACCTGATTTAATTATTTTAGATTTGATGTTACCTAAAAAAGATGGTCTAGAGGTATGTCGTGATGTCCGTAAAAAATATGATACGCCGATAATTATGGTAACAGCCAAGGACTCTGAAATTGATAAAGTGTTAGGCTTAGAGCTTGGAGCTGACGATTATGTAACCAAACCATTTTCTAATCGTGAACTAGTGGCACGTGTAAAAGCAAATTTACGTCGTCATGACAATACGACAGCTAAATTAGAAGATACGCCAAATAATGAGTTGACGATTGGTGCGTTAACCATTCATCCAGATGCGTATGTTGTTTCAAAACGTGGCGAAACAATTGAGTTGACTCATCGTGAATTTGAATTATTACATTACTTAGCTAAACACATTGGCCAAGTTATGACGCGTGAACATTTACTTCAAACCGTTTGGGGTTATGATTATTTTGGTGATGTGCGTACAGTAGACGTGACAGTGAGACGTTTAAGAGAAAAAATCGAAGACAACGCAAGTCACCCAAATTGGTTGATTACACGTCGTGGTGTTGGTTACTATCTTAGAAATCCAGAACAAGATTAG